A region of Selenomonadales bacterium 4137-cl DNA encodes the following proteins:
- a CDS encoding class I SAM-dependent methyltransferase produces the protein MTIANALSMARQLLQDKLSAARTVVDATAGNGRDTLFLAANTPADAVVWAFDLQQEALDATARRLTEHGMTGKCHLIRDCHSRVADYVTGPIDAAMFNLGYRPGGDHGFTTRAETTVAALGSITSLLATGGIVTIVAYPGHGAGEQENTAVADFLAALPQAVFTAAAWRMLNQRNRPPILYIIGKKGSESV, from the coding sequence ATGACAATTGCTAACGCGTTATCCATGGCCCGCCAGCTGTTGCAGGACAAGCTGTCCGCCGCGCGGACGGTGGTGGACGCCACCGCCGGCAACGGGCGCGATACCCTTTTCCTGGCGGCAAACACTCCTGCCGACGCGGTTGTCTGGGCCTTCGACCTCCAGCAGGAAGCGCTTGACGCCACCGCCCGGCGCCTGACCGAACACGGGATGACCGGCAAGTGCCACTTAATCCGCGACTGCCACAGCCGGGTAGCCGACTACGTGACTGGCCCGATCGACGCCGCCATGTTCAACCTCGGCTACCGCCCGGGCGGCGACCACGGCTTCACCACCCGCGCCGAAACAACCGTCGCCGCCCTCGGTTCGATAACAAGCCTTCTGGCGACCGGCGGCATTGTAACAATCGTCGCTTACCCCGGTCACGGCGCCGGCGAACAGGAAAACACCGCTGTGGCCGATTTTCTGGCCGCCCTTCCCCAGGCAGTTTTCACGGCGGCCGCCTGGAGGATGCTCAACCAGCGTAACCGGCCGCCCATCCTGTACATAATCGGGAAGAAAGGAAGTGAGTCGGTATGA
- the argR gene encoding arginine repressor, which yields MKAARHARIKEIIDNQVIETQEELAEALRKKGIEVTQATVSRDIKELMLIKVPTGDGQYRYAFPPEQNLVFSQARLERAFQDSVVGMDHSLNIIVIKTVPGLAQAVAFAVDSTKWPEIIGTVGGDDTVFIVVKPPEAAAGVLARFRALL from the coding sequence ATGAAGGCTGCGCGTCACGCCCGCATAAAAGAGATCATCGATAACCAGGTTATCGAGACCCAGGAAGAATTGGCCGAAGCGTTACGAAAAAAGGGCATCGAGGTGACCCAGGCCACCGTATCCCGCGATATCAAGGAACTGATGCTCATCAAAGTCCCCACCGGCGACGGTCAATACCGTTACGCTTTCCCGCCCGAACAGAACCTCGTCTTTTCCCAGGCCCGCCTTGAGCGCGCCTTCCAGGATTCGGTCGTCGGCATGGACCACAGCCTGAACATTATTGTCATCAAAACGGTGCCCGGACTCGCCCAGGCGGTCGCATTCGCGGTCGACAGCACCAAGTGGCCGGAAATCATCGGCACGGTGGGCGGCGACGACACAGTGTTCATCGTCGTCAAGCCCCCGGAAGCGGCGGCCGGCGTTCTGGCCAGGTTCCGCGCCCTGCTCTGA
- the recN gene encoding DNA repair protein RecN encodes MLKTLSVTNFALIEQASVEFAGGLNILTGETGAGKSILVDALSTLLGSRAERDAIRSGCDSFRVEAVFDVAANANVRAILDDQGIPLEDGSTLIISRYLSRQGKTAILANGCHVTVGVLRRLGDELVDMHGQHEHQALLRPEAHLALVDSFLPGGREKLAHYRGLYDAWSELGAALARTETDSRERAQRLDMLTWQTQEIAAAALKDGEEEELAREIRLLGNAEKIIGAVSRAYGLLSEGGRGSGGALSDLAECRKELESAARFDPALAARLETISEAIYQLEDIAAELRDYRESVDFDPGRLTRLQERMDAIHTLKRKYGASIAAILEYYRQATAELADIANYEERLAALGAQRAAAEQELAQAAAELDRLRREAAAEIAGKVRDHLVDLGMPQAALAIEVRTAARFTPTGINEVAVLFSANPGEEPKPLAKVASGGELSRIALAFKTVAASADGVGTMIFDEVDAGIGGQTARMVAEKIALVAGDKQVLCVTHLPQVAAMADRHLAVAKMVNGDRTNTVIRILDDDAHLQEVTRMISGDNITRAALDNAAEMITAAKYRKEIWKNKAQA; translated from the coding sequence ATGCTGAAAACCCTTTCGGTTACCAATTTTGCTCTCATCGAGCAGGCCAGCGTCGAATTCGCCGGCGGGCTCAACATCCTCACCGGCGAAACGGGGGCCGGCAAATCCATCCTCGTAGACGCCCTCAGCACCCTGCTCGGCAGCAGGGCGGAGCGTGACGCCATACGCAGCGGCTGCGACTCCTTCAGAGTCGAGGCCGTCTTCGACGTGGCCGCCAACGCCAATGTCCGCGCCATCCTCGACGATCAAGGCATACCTCTGGAGGACGGCTCCACCCTGATAATCAGTCGCTATCTTTCGCGGCAAGGAAAAACCGCCATCCTTGCGAATGGCTGCCACGTCACCGTTGGTGTGTTGCGCCGTCTCGGCGACGAACTCGTCGATATGCACGGACAGCACGAACACCAGGCCCTACTCAGGCCCGAGGCCCATCTGGCGTTAGTCGACTCTTTCCTGCCCGGCGGCCGGGAAAAGCTCGCTCACTACCGCGGTCTGTACGATGCCTGGAGCGAACTCGGCGCCGCGCTCGCCCGCACTGAGACCGATTCGCGCGAACGCGCCCAGCGCCTCGACATGCTAACCTGGCAGACCCAGGAAATAGCCGCCGCCGCTCTCAAGGACGGCGAAGAAGAAGAACTTGCCCGCGAAATCAGGCTGCTAGGCAACGCCGAGAAGATAATCGGCGCCGTAAGTCGGGCTTACGGCCTGCTTTCCGAAGGAGGAAGAGGATCGGGCGGCGCCCTGTCGGACCTCGCCGAGTGCCGCAAGGAACTAGAATCCGCTGCCCGCTTCGACCCCGCGCTGGCCGCGAGACTGGAAACGATCAGCGAGGCTATCTACCAACTCGAAGACATCGCCGCGGAACTGCGCGACTACCGGGAAAGCGTCGACTTCGATCCGGGACGTCTGACCAGGCTGCAGGAGCGGATGGACGCCATTCACACCCTGAAACGGAAATACGGCGCCAGTATCGCCGCTATCCTTGAATACTACCGCCAGGCGACGGCCGAGCTGGCCGACATCGCCAACTATGAGGAACGCCTTGCCGCGCTCGGCGCCCAGCGGGCCGCCGCGGAACAGGAACTGGCTCAGGCAGCCGCAGAACTCGACAGGCTGCGCCGCGAAGCTGCCGCCGAGATCGCCGGCAAGGTCCGCGACCATCTTGTCGATCTTGGCATGCCCCAAGCTGCTCTCGCCATTGAAGTCAGGACGGCGGCGCGCTTTACACCCACCGGCATCAACGAGGTTGCCGTACTGTTTTCGGCCAATCCCGGCGAAGAGCCCAAACCGTTGGCTAAGGTAGCCTCGGGAGGCGAACTTTCCCGCATCGCTCTGGCGTTTAAGACGGTTGCCGCCAGTGCGGACGGCGTCGGCACGATGATCTTCGACGAAGTAGACGCCGGCATCGGCGGTCAGACTGCCAGAATGGTCGCCGAGAAGATCGCCCTCGTCGCCGGCGACAAGCAAGTCCTCTGCGTCACTCATCTTCCCCAGGTTGCCGCAATGGCCGACCGGCATTTGGCAGTCGCGAAGATGGTCAATGGCGACCGCACGAACACAGTTATCAGAATACTTGACGATGACGCCCATCTCCAGGAGGTAACCCGGATGATCTCCGGCGACAATATAACCAGGGCGGCTCTGGATAATGCCGCGGAAATGATAACGGCAGCGAAGTATCGTAAAGAAATATGGAAAAATAAAGCGCAAGCGTAA
- the spoIVB gene encoding SpoIVB peptidase produces the protein MSGKNRRSAFGLLLAVLIVAFSFSPPFRDIYQLPPHMRIIEGETASLNVAFPWTMTVNQEQAVRVRSTHGFSRPVALEPVSLGKATLEFKLLGLIPVRTVQVDVLPPIKLVPGGHSIGVVLHSQGVIIVGHSPVAGPDGSRSPAKEAGIAIGDVILSINGTPVQSDSQLAEVIDASGRENRAVSLLVKRGAASFEISLRPVFCQDTRRYRIGLFVRDSAAGVGTLTFYEPQTNTYGALGHVITDSDTNQPIDCNQGKIVLATVSGIQHGRRGHPGEKIGVFIEEDQILGTIEKNTPFGIYGQLSAYPPQEKYGNGIPVASMSQVRLGAAELLTVIDGQKIEQFAIEIQKINLQETPEGKGLVIKVTDPRLLERTGGIVQGMSGSPILQNGKIIGAVTHVFVHDPTRGYGCFVDWMLMESGLIPRREKQTARKLFTLSGRFSFSGPSIISFFPISA, from the coding sequence ATGTCAGGCAAAAATCGCCGTTCTGCGTTCGGCTTGCTGCTTGCCGTGCTGATTGTCGCATTCTCCTTTTCGCCCCCGTTTCGCGATATCTACCAACTTCCGCCACATATGCGCATTATCGAAGGAGAGACCGCCAGCCTCAATGTCGCCTTTCCATGGACAATGACGGTCAACCAGGAGCAGGCCGTAAGGGTCCGTTCCACCCACGGTTTCTCCCGCCCGGTAGCGCTGGAGCCGGTGAGTCTGGGCAAGGCGACGCTCGAATTCAAGCTGCTGGGGCTGATTCCGGTCCGTACAGTGCAGGTCGACGTACTACCGCCGATCAAACTGGTGCCAGGAGGCCACTCCATCGGCGTAGTCCTCCATTCACAGGGCGTCATCATCGTCGGACATTCACCCGTAGCCGGGCCGGACGGCAGCCGCTCCCCCGCGAAAGAAGCGGGAATCGCGATCGGCGATGTCATCCTCAGTATTAACGGCACTCCCGTACAAAGCGACAGTCAGTTGGCGGAGGTTATCGACGCCAGCGGCCGCGAGAACCGGGCGGTCAGTCTCCTGGTAAAGCGCGGCGCTGCTAGTTTCGAAATATCGCTTCGGCCGGTTTTTTGCCAGGACACCCGACGATATCGCATCGGCCTGTTCGTGCGCGACAGCGCTGCCGGCGTCGGCACGCTTACCTTCTATGAGCCGCAGACCAATACCTACGGCGCCCTCGGCCACGTCATCACCGACAGCGACACCAACCAGCCCATTGACTGCAACCAGGGAAAAATCGTCCTAGCCACGGTATCAGGAATACAACACGGGCGGCGGGGCCACCCGGGTGAAAAAATCGGCGTCTTTATCGAAGAAGACCAGATACTCGGCACCATCGAGAAAAATACCCCTTTCGGCATTTACGGACAATTATCAGCGTACCCGCCGCAGGAGAAGTACGGAAACGGTATTCCCGTCGCTTCCATGAGCCAGGTTCGACTGGGGGCGGCGGAACTGCTAACCGTCATCGACGGCCAGAAGATCGAGCAGTTTGCCATCGAAATCCAGAAAATTAACCTCCAGGAAACTCCAGAAGGCAAAGGTCTTGTCATAAAGGTCACCGACCCCCGCTTACTTGAGCGAACAGGCGGCATTGTCCAGGGCATGAGCGGCAGTCCGATCCTCCAGAATGGCAAAATCATCGGCGCCGTTACGCACGTCTTCGTCCACGATCCGACGCGCGGTTATGGGTGCTTCGTCGACTGGATGCTGATGGAGAGCGGCCTCATTCCACGTCGGGAAAAGCAGACGGCCAGAAAGCTATTCACGCTTTCTGGCCGTTTTTCGTTCTCCGGTCCGTCAATAATAAGTTTTTTTCCGATATCCGCATAA
- the spo0A gene encoding sporulation transcription factor Spo0A, which yields MIREAIKVAIADDNRDFADIMQECLSQQQDINLVGVAYNGEEVLALIDEKKPDVVILDIIMPHLDGIGVLERISTMSGKRPKVIMLTALGQENITQRVVELGADYYILKPFNMDVLINRVRQLANAITSQRPAATQSIKARPLDVEVTNIIREIGIPAHIKGYQYLRDAIMMIINEIELLGAVTKVLYPMIAEKYSTTPSRVERAIRHAIEVAWSRGNMDMINRLFGYTVKLEKGKPTNSEFMAMIADKLRMEMRA from the coding sequence ATGATAAGAGAGGCAATAAAGGTGGCTATCGCTGATGACAACCGCGATTTCGCCGACATTATGCAGGAATGCCTGAGTCAACAGCAGGATATTAACCTTGTTGGGGTCGCATACAACGGGGAGGAAGTCCTGGCTCTTATTGACGAGAAAAAGCCTGATGTCGTTATTCTGGACATCATTATGCCACACCTCGACGGCATCGGCGTGCTGGAACGCATCAGCACTATGAGTGGCAAACGTCCCAAGGTAATTATGCTGACGGCACTTGGCCAGGAGAACATAACCCAGCGGGTGGTTGAGCTGGGCGCCGATTACTACATTTTGAAGCCGTTCAATATGGACGTACTGATCAACCGTGTCCGCCAACTGGCCAACGCCATCACCTCCCAGCGTCCCGCCGCCACCCAGTCGATCAAGGCGCGGCCTCTAGACGTCGAGGTAACCAACATTATCCGCGAAATCGGCATCCCGGCCCATATAAAAGGCTACCAGTATCTCCGCGACGCCATAATGATGATCATCAACGAGATAGAACTTCTCGGCGCGGTCACCAAAGTCCTCTACCCGATGATCGCCGAGAAGTATTCCACCACCCCCAGCAGGGTGGAGCGGGCTATCCGCCACGCCATCGAAGTCGCCTGGAGCCGCGGCAACATGGATATGATCAACCGCCTGTTCGGTTATACCGTCAAACTCGAGAAAGGCAAACCCACCAACTCCGAATTTATGGCGATGATCGCCGACAAACTCCGGATGGAGATGCGTGCGTGA
- a CDS encoding NUDIX hydrolase, which produces MSRLTEHRLASEIVYNGKILTVRHDRVRLPDGREATRDVVGHPGAVAVVPITATGEIVLVRQYRYPVAKELLEVPAGKLDKGEQPEDCARRELEEETGYRAGRLEHLATFYTAPGFTDEIMHLYLARDLSPTAQNTDGDEFIDIEYYTASQVKKLLADKEIIDAKTIIGLLMAGLGR; this is translated from the coding sequence ATGTCCAGACTTACCGAACACCGGTTAGCGTCCGAAATCGTTTATAACGGAAAAATATTGACGGTTCGCCACGACCGTGTCCGCCTGCCGGACGGCCGGGAAGCCACCCGCGATGTCGTCGGGCACCCCGGGGCGGTGGCCGTTGTGCCCATTACCGCGACCGGCGAGATTGTTCTCGTCCGCCAGTACCGCTATCCCGTCGCCAAGGAGCTTCTAGAGGTGCCGGCCGGCAAACTGGACAAAGGAGAACAGCCCGAGGATTGCGCCCGCCGCGAGCTTGAGGAGGAGACAGGCTACCGCGCCGGCCGCTTGGAGCACCTGGCCACTTTTTATACCGCTCCCGGCTTTACCGACGAAATCATGCATCTCTACCTGGCGCGCGACCTTAGCCCGACGGCGCAAAACACCGACGGCGACGAATTCATCGACATCGAATACTACACAGCCTCACAGGTAAAAAAACTCCTCGCCGATAAAGAGATAATCGATGCCAAAACCATAATCGGCCTTCTGATGGCCGGTCTCGGGCGATGA
- a CDS encoding endonuclease Q family protein, which produces MKNFFADFHVHVGLSESGRWVKIPTSARLTLRNILAEAAERKGLQIVGVVDALSPLVRDDFALLSAEGLLVLDSQGGYRYDDRLTLLLGAEIETSEPDGGSAHTLVFLPDIGLMADFSATMSRHIRNIHMSSQNAHMPLAELVRIAAPFGALIVVAHAFTPHKGLYGSCTARMANILGEREMAAIGAVELGLSADSSLADRIGELASFTFITNSDAHSLDKIAREYNLLTLGAATFQECAWAFARREGRAVAANFGLDPRLGKYHRTFCGHCDYFDPAGAPFTDACPRCGSSKIVRGVFDRIDDIADWPEPRHPDHRPPYRHQVPLSFIPGVGGKALDKLLAAFGSEMNVLHNVDAAALREVVGAKAAAAIIAARAGEAAITAGGGGIYGKLTKN; this is translated from the coding sequence ATGAAAAATTTCTTCGCGGATTTCCATGTCCACGTGGGCCTCAGCGAAAGCGGCCGCTGGGTCAAAATCCCCACTTCGGCTCGTCTGACCCTCCGCAACATCCTCGCCGAGGCGGCGGAACGCAAAGGTCTGCAAATCGTCGGCGTCGTTGACGCCCTTTCGCCGCTCGTCCGCGACGATTTCGCCCTGCTTTCCGCAGAAGGCCTGCTCGTCCTCGACAGTCAGGGCGGCTATCGTTACGATGATCGGCTTACCCTCCTGCTCGGGGCGGAAATCGAGACAAGCGAGCCTGACGGCGGCTCGGCCCATACGCTCGTTTTCCTGCCCGACATCGGACTGATGGCCGACTTTTCCGCTACGATGAGCCGGCACATCCGCAACATTCACATGAGTTCACAGAACGCCCACATGCCCCTGGCCGAGCTCGTGCGCATCGCCGCGCCCTTTGGCGCGCTCATCGTCGTCGCCCACGCCTTTACGCCCCACAAGGGCCTGTACGGCAGCTGCACCGCCCGCATGGCCAATATCCTCGGTGAACGGGAGATGGCGGCGATCGGCGCGGTCGAACTCGGCCTGAGCGCAGACAGCTCACTCGCCGACCGCATCGGCGAGCTGGCGTCTTTTACCTTTATAACCAATTCCGACGCCCATTCCCTCGACAAAATCGCCCGCGAATACAACCTGCTCACTCTCGGAGCAGCCACCTTCCAGGAATGCGCCTGGGCTTTCGCCCGTCGTGAGGGCAGGGCGGTGGCGGCCAACTTCGGTCTTGACCCGCGCCTGGGAAAATACCACCGGACATTCTGCGGCCACTGCGATTATTTCGACCCGGCCGGAGCTCCGTTCACCGACGCTTGTCCGCGCTGCGGCAGCAGCAAAATCGTCCGTGGCGTCTTCGACCGCATCGACGACATCGCCGACTGGCCCGAACCCCGTCACCCGGACCATCGGCCTCCTTACCGCCACCAGGTACCCCTAAGCTTTATCCCCGGCGTGGGCGGCAAAGCGCTCGACAAACTGCTGGCCGCCTTCGGGTCGGAAATGAACGTGCTCCACAACGTGGACGCCGCCGCGCTCAGGGAAGTGGTAGGCGCCAAGGCTGCCGCCGCCATTATCGCCGCCCGCGCCGGCGAAGCGGCCATAACCGCCGGTGGCGGCGGCATATACGGCAAGCTGACGAAAAATTAG
- the spoIIM gene encoding stage II sporulation protein M → MVGNFRQNMNEYFRANIVAYFFMILIFVIGVAVGALAVKALPEDQKLELIGYLKVFFQGLVQSPGVVDTPALFSTVALSSVKTIGLIWLLGFTVVGIPFVLFIIFTRGFVIGFTVGFLINEYIMKGLAFALASVLPHNFFAVPALLAAGVAATSFSMMLVRRKQRAKVNILYESVGYTVFCLLMLALMLAAAVIEVYISPVFMKLVAGLLLKQ, encoded by the coding sequence ATGGTGGGAAATTTCCGTCAGAATATGAATGAGTATTTCCGCGCCAACATCGTCGCCTACTTTTTCATGATCCTGATTTTCGTTATCGGCGTCGCTGTCGGCGCGTTGGCCGTCAAAGCGCTGCCTGAAGACCAGAAGCTGGAGCTCATCGGCTACCTGAAAGTATTCTTCCAGGGCCTTGTTCAGAGCCCGGGCGTGGTCGACACGCCCGCCCTGTTCAGCACCGTTGCCCTGAGCAGCGTCAAGACCATCGGCCTTATCTGGCTGCTTGGCTTCACGGTTGTCGGCATACCCTTCGTCCTGTTCATCATTTTCACCCGCGGCTTCGTTATCGGCTTTACCGTCGGCTTCCTCATCAACGAATACATCATGAAAGGCCTGGCATTCGCCTTGGCGTCAGTATTGCCGCACAACTTCTTCGCCGTTCCCGCCCTGTTGGCCGCGGGTGTTGCGGCGACCTCCTTCTCCATGATGCTGGTGAGGCGGAAGCAGCGGGCCAAGGTCAATATCCTGTACGAATCGGTGGGTTACACCGTTTTCTGCCTGTTAATGCTCGCGCTGATGCTGGCAGCCGCCGTAATCGAAGTATACATTTCGCCGGTTTTCATGAAGCTTGTCGCCGGGCTGCTGCTGAAACAATAG